A stretch of DNA from Anaerobacillus isosaccharinicus:
AAAATGGGTTTCGTCCTGGAACAGTAAATGTACCTGCCATCGCTAGCTTTGCCGAGGCTGCAATTGACATATGCACTCAGATGCAAGACGAACGTTCTCGTTTAAAAGAGTTAAGTCAATTACTACTACAGCGCCTATCAGAAAAAAACATTTCTTATAGCCTTGTAGGTCATAATACTGACCGCTTAAGTCATCATTTATCATTAAGAATTCATGGTATTGAAGGTCAATGGATTATGCTAGAACTTAGTCAAAAAAATATCGCTATATCAACTGGAACAGCTTGTAAAGTTGGAGAGCAAAATGCTTCTAAAACGATGCTACAATTAGGCTTTACTAAAGATGCTGCGACTGAGTTAATTCGAATTTCTATGGGTAGAAAAACAACAAAAGCTGATATTGAAAATACAGCAAGTGCTCTTGAAAACATTGTTAAAAATTTCTTCGAGTAAAAGGGGAGTCTTGAATGAAGCAACAAAAGAAAAAGGTATTAGGCGAAGAACGAAGAGAGTTAATTTTACAATGGCTTATGAATGAAGAACAGCCAATTACCGGAACTCTACTTGCAACGAAAACAAACGTTAGCCGCCAAGTTATTGTTCAGGATATCTCAATATTAAAAGCAAGAAATTTTCCGATTTTGGCAACAGCTCAAGGCTATGTTTATTTTAAGGAACAACTGAAAACAGACTTAGTTTCTAGAGTTATCGCTTGTAAACATTCCCCTGAAAAAACTGCAGAAGAGCTGAATATTATTGTTGATTATGGTGGAATTGTCAAAGATGTCGCTGTAGAACATCCCGTATACGGTGATTTAACTGCTTCACTTATGATTAGGAATCGTCGTGATGTACAGCTATTTATTACAAAAATGGCCACAACAAATGCATCACTCCTATCACAGCTTACAGATGGAGTTCATCTTCATACGATAGAAGCAAGGAGAAAGGATATACTTGACGAGATTTGTAACACCCTATCTGAAGCTGGTTTTCTCTTGAGTAGCGAGGATAATTAAATGCCGTAGAAAAAATCTCAAAAGAAAATTAAGCGATATTTAAGAAAAGCGCAGAGCGCCCGCCTAACGGCTCGGAGCTAGACAACTTTTTAAATTCAAAAAGTTATACTTTCTTATCTTTAAATAAAACTGGCTAGGATCTGTATCATCCTAGCCAGTTTTTATGTTTTGACCTTAACCTCATGTTCTTTTTTTAATAGTGAAAAACACGGATAACTTCCTAACATCGTTACCTGACACTGTAAGGCTTCTAATTCTGCAATCACTCCTGGAATTAGGACCTCATCAATTTTCATCTCAACATCGATCACAAAGAAATAATTTCCTAACCCTGTTTTCATCGGCCTTGATTCGATTTTTGATAGGTTTAGCTTACGCCAAGCAAAAGCAGAAAGAACATGGTGAAGTGCGCCAGGATAATCAGATGGCAACGTCACCATCAACGTCGTTTTGTCTCCAGTATAAAGTGTTGATGTTTCTGGAATGATCTTTTTTTCATTTCTCAAAATAACAAAGCGAGTATGATTATTTTCATAATCATGTATGTTGTTTTGTGCTATTTCTAAATTGTACTGCTTAGCTGCTAAATGATTTCCAATCGCAGCAATGCGCTCATTCGGATGATTAGCAACAAAATCAGCTGCTGCCCCTGTTGAGTTCATATACTCAAACTTAGCGTTGGGAAGCATTGAGCGTAAAAATTGATGACATTGGGCAATTGCATGAGGATGTGAATACACTTTTTCAATTTCAGTCCAAGTACTGAAATGGTTACTATGAATTAATAAATGCTGCTCAATAGGAACAACAATCTCACCATTAATCATAAGTTTTTGATTATGAATTAAATAATCTAACGTTAAATTAACTGAACCCTCAATTGCATTCTCGATAG
This window harbors:
- a CDS encoding transcription repressor NadR, with translation MKQQKKKVLGEERRELILQWLMNEEQPITGTLLATKTNVSRQVIVQDISILKARNFPILATAQGYVYFKEQLKTDLVSRVIACKHSPEKTAEELNIIVDYGGIVKDVAVEHPVYGDLTASLMIRNRRDVQLFITKMATTNASLLSQLTDGVHLHTIEARRKDILDEICNTLSEAGFLLSSEDN
- the pheA gene encoding prephenate dehydratase produces the protein MMNKIAYLGPKGTFTEVAAKAVFLNEELVPFSSIPDCMDGVTTGTVDFAVVPIENAIEGSVNLTLDYLIHNQKLMINGEIVVPIEQHLLIHSNHFSTWTEIEKVYSHPHAIAQCHQFLRSMLPNAKFEYMNSTGAAADFVANHPNERIAAIGNHLAAKQYNLEIAQNNIHDYENNHTRFVILRNEKKIIPETSTLYTGDKTTLMVTLPSDYPGALHHVLSAFAWRKLNLSKIESRPMKTGLGNYFFVIDVEMKIDEVLIPGVIAELEALQCQVTMLGSYPCFSLLKKEHEVKVKT